A stretch of Dromaius novaehollandiae isolate bDroNov1 chromosome 8, bDroNov1.hap1, whole genome shotgun sequence DNA encodes these proteins:
- the SWT1 gene encoding transcriptional protein SWT1 isoform X2 produces MSKKKLKKLSGKEDSLDGRDDKNSEDTRSYNHTTKGETEFQRFKIEKGMQEKKKDQSPNISCGVDRRFQGKSPNRSKTTDSSSIQTEKRKRIVIQFKPKEIKHGKSTSTTDVVTTSRESHSKGHHFDGTEGKRLCHSFAVQKDKVMKKKREKAEFCKLKVKAEQTMSEKLKSAPCNSHVPRRVSNGSKKRSEDVRTQKKTSITSTETVNDDISFTKKSRMLSRTCDEEDEEGYTEFSKKNQHSTKHRPSYYSAETPKRWDCHEQKKQDIDSDNAVSNAGTEGGCFEVAALRFKRTFEVPCTSDSYQGSENIKSTQKNFEVFPSHQGSQSPESDQEMQIVEDLHVARLEKRMALSVVQTCGELTNMEIDLPEQDLSISAEASTSGLNILVVIDTNIMISHLEFVRSLKSENIPGVGRLALIIPWVVLQELDNLKKGKMLQHVRDKAIPAVQFIYMCLKNQDSKLWGQSMQLASQKIYGLSDENNDDRVLQCCLQYQNLFPQAVVILCTDDKNLCNKAIVSEVKAFCKADLVTALQNLNINRHQNCVDLQQSKCDTEFLKTEGRDANITAQFPSILPDLEKNLGEALSCILETEMKIAFGNLWMEILYLKPPWTLASLLQCYKKHWVAVFGYVVPRSLLATVEYLYKHLCRAQTVDSSAAGVLLQESKKLLHAFSSRSDYNGVLPRAYAEVSKLHQTLTEVKSDTGQDLSEDTMVLSENAVCEKMEAMTPNLQNCEEKKLHSSTHVAQENRHQEICVEIFQKLDPNTVTVTAKSSFEEAFLGLQKLIAAVNDILEGIRRILTPNSTFQDIWTLYNFLISNEINNSIKFTAEELYECVSQEIYRERLAVGCCQLAQLEHTIKQCNASVHTEAKNRGWL; encoded by the exons ATGtctaaaaagaagctgaagaaattAAGTGGAAAGGAGGACAGTTTGGATGGCCGGGATGACAAA aaCTCTGAAGACACAAGATCTTATAACCATACTACGAAAGGAGAAACAGAATTTCAGAG ATTCAAAATAGAGAAAGGtatgcaagagaagaaaaaagaccaAAGTCCCAATATTTCTTGTGGTGTTGATAGAAGGTTCCAAGGAAAATctccaaacagaagcaaaaccacagaCAGTTCTTCAATCCAAACTGAGAAGCGAAAGAGAATAGTTATACAATTTAAGCCTAAAGAGATTAAACATGGAAAAAGTACAAGCACCACTGATGTGGTAACTACTAGTAGGGAAAGTCATAGCAAAGGTCATCATTTTGatggaacagaaggaaaaaggctCTGCCATAGCTTTGCAGTCCAGAAGGACAAGGtgatgaagaaaaagagagagaaagctgaaTTCTGCAAACTAAAAGTAAAAGCTGAACAAACCATGTCAGAGAAGTTGAAGTCCGCTCCGTGCAATTCACATGTACCACGTAGAGTGTCAAATGGATCCAAAAAACGGAGTGAAGATGTCAGAACTCAGAAAAAGACATCTATCACCTCTACAGAGACTGTAAATGATGATATATCTTTCACTAAAAAATCACGTATGTTATCTAGGACTTGTGATGAAGAGGATGAAGAAGGATATACGGAGTTTTCTAAGAAAAATCAACATTCTACCAAACATAGGCCATCTTACTATTCAGCTGAAACACCTAAACGATGGGACTGTcatgaacagaaaaaacaggacaTTGATTCCGATAACGCTGTTAGTAATGCAGGGACTGAAGGAGGGTGCTTCGAAGTTGCAGCTTTACGTTTTAAGCGG ACTTTTGAGGTCCCATGCACATCTGACTCCTACCAAGGCAGTGAGAACATAAAGTCTACCCAAAAG AACTTTGAAGTCTTTCCATCCCATCAAGGCAGTCAGAGCCCAGAATCAGACCAAGAG aTGCAGATAGTAGAAGACTTGCATGTTGCTCGTCTTGAGAAAAGGATGGCCCTGTCTGTCGTACAGACTTGTGGAGAGCTTACAAATATGGAAATAGATCTCCCAGAACAGGATTTAAGTATTTCTGCTG AGGCTTCTACTTCTGGTCTGAACATACTAGTGGTGATTGACACAAATATAATGATTAGTCACCTTGAGTTTGTCAGGTCcctgaaatctgaaaatatacCAG GTGTTGGCAGACTTGCATTGATAATTCCCTGGGTTGTTCTACAAGAACTAGACAACTTGAAGAAGGGGAAAATGTTACAACACGTTCGGGACAAAGCTATCCCTGCAGTCCAGTTCATCTACATGTGTCTTAAAAACCAAGATTCAAAGCTGTGGGGGCAATCCATGCAGCTTGCCTCTCAAAAAATAT ATGGCCTGAGTGACGAGAACAATGATGATCGTGTTTTACAATGTTGTCTGCAGTATCAGAACCTCTTTCCTCAAGCTGTTGTCATACTTTGCAC GGATGATAAAAATTTGTGCAATAAAGCCATTGTGAGTGAGGTAAAGGCATTCTGCAAAGCAGACTTGGTTACTGCTCTACAGAATCTGAACATAAACAGGCACCAGAATTGTGTTGACCTGCAACAGTCAAAATGTG atacagaattcctgaaaacagaaggaagagatGCTAATATTACTGCTCAATTCCCAAGTATACTTCCAGACCTTGAAAAGAACTTAGGAGAAGCTTTATCTTGTATTTTGGAGACTGAAATGAAAATTGCGTTTGGAAACCTGTGGATGGAG ATACTGTATCTGAAGCCACCATGGACATTAGCAAGCTTGCTGCAGTGTTACAAAAAACACTGGGTGGCTGTTTTTGGTTATGTTGTGCCAAGGAGTTTACTTGCAACCGTTGAATATCTCTATAAACACCTCTGTAGAG CTCAAACAGTTGACTCATCAGCAGCTGGTGTCTTGCTCCAGGAATCCAAAAAACTGTTGCATGCTTTCAGTTCAAGGTCAGACTATAACGGTGTGCTTCCTCGGGCTTATGCTGAAGTCAGTAAGCTCCATCAAACGCTTACAGAG GTGAAATCAGACACTGGACAGGATTTATCAGAAGACACCATGgttctttcagaaaatgctgtatGTGAAAAAATGGAAGCCATGACACCAAATCTGcaaaactgtgaagaaaaaaagttgcattcaAGTACACATGTGGCTCAAGAAAACAGACACCAGGAAATCTG TGTTGAAATTTTCCAGAAGTTGGACCCCAACACAGTAACTGTGACTGCAAAGTCTTCGTTTGAAGAAGCTTTTTTAGGTCTGCAGAAACTGATAGCAGCTGTGAATGATATCCTTGAAGGAATTCGTAG
- the SWT1 gene encoding transcriptional protein SWT1 isoform X1, which yields MSKKKLKKLSGKEDSLDGRDDKNSEDTRSYNHTTKGETEFQRFKIEKGMQEKKKDQSPNISCGVDRRFQGKSPNRSKTTDSSSIQTEKRKRIVIQFKPKEIKHGKSTSTTDVVTTSRESHSKGHHFDGTEGKRLCHSFAVQKDKVMKKKREKAEFCKLKVKAEQTMSEKLKSAPCNSHVPRRVSNGSKKRSEDVRTQKKTSITSTETVNDDISFTKKSRMLSRTCDEEDEEGYTEFSKKNQHSTKHRPSYYSAETPKRWDCHEQKKQDIDSDNAVSNAGTEGGCFEVAALRFKRTFEVPCTSDSYQGSENIKSTQKNFEVFPSHQGSQSPESDQEMQIVEDLHVARLEKRMALSVVQTCGELTNMEIDLPEQDLSISAEASTSGLNILVVIDTNIMISHLEFVRSLKSENIPGVGRLALIIPWVVLQELDNLKKGKMLQHVRDKAIPAVQFIYMCLKNQDSKLWGQSMQLASQKIYGLSDENNDDRVLQCCLQYQNLFPQAVVILCTDDKNLCNKAIVSEVKAFCKADLVTALQNLNINRHQNCVDLQQSKCDTEFLKTEGRDANITAQFPSILPDLEKNLGEALSCILETEMKIAFGNLWMEILYLKPPWTLASLLQCYKKHWVAVFGYVVPRSLLATVEYLYKHLCRAQTVDSSAAGVLLQESKKLLHAFSSRSDYNGVLPRAYAEVSKLHQTLTEVKSDTGQDLSEDTMVLSENAVCEKMEAMTPNLQNCEEKKLHSSTHVAQENRHQEIWSVLEGVWNTINLYSVEIFQKLDPNTVTVTAKSSFEEAFLGLQKLIAAVNDILEGIRRILTPNSTFQDIWTLYNFLISNEINNSIKFTAEELYECVSQEIYRERLAVGCCQLAQLEHTIKQCNASVHTEAKNRGWL from the exons ATGtctaaaaagaagctgaagaaattAAGTGGAAAGGAGGACAGTTTGGATGGCCGGGATGACAAA aaCTCTGAAGACACAAGATCTTATAACCATACTACGAAAGGAGAAACAGAATTTCAGAG ATTCAAAATAGAGAAAGGtatgcaagagaagaaaaaagaccaAAGTCCCAATATTTCTTGTGGTGTTGATAGAAGGTTCCAAGGAAAATctccaaacagaagcaaaaccacagaCAGTTCTTCAATCCAAACTGAGAAGCGAAAGAGAATAGTTATACAATTTAAGCCTAAAGAGATTAAACATGGAAAAAGTACAAGCACCACTGATGTGGTAACTACTAGTAGGGAAAGTCATAGCAAAGGTCATCATTTTGatggaacagaaggaaaaaggctCTGCCATAGCTTTGCAGTCCAGAAGGACAAGGtgatgaagaaaaagagagagaaagctgaaTTCTGCAAACTAAAAGTAAAAGCTGAACAAACCATGTCAGAGAAGTTGAAGTCCGCTCCGTGCAATTCACATGTACCACGTAGAGTGTCAAATGGATCCAAAAAACGGAGTGAAGATGTCAGAACTCAGAAAAAGACATCTATCACCTCTACAGAGACTGTAAATGATGATATATCTTTCACTAAAAAATCACGTATGTTATCTAGGACTTGTGATGAAGAGGATGAAGAAGGATATACGGAGTTTTCTAAGAAAAATCAACATTCTACCAAACATAGGCCATCTTACTATTCAGCTGAAACACCTAAACGATGGGACTGTcatgaacagaaaaaacaggacaTTGATTCCGATAACGCTGTTAGTAATGCAGGGACTGAAGGAGGGTGCTTCGAAGTTGCAGCTTTACGTTTTAAGCGG ACTTTTGAGGTCCCATGCACATCTGACTCCTACCAAGGCAGTGAGAACATAAAGTCTACCCAAAAG AACTTTGAAGTCTTTCCATCCCATCAAGGCAGTCAGAGCCCAGAATCAGACCAAGAG aTGCAGATAGTAGAAGACTTGCATGTTGCTCGTCTTGAGAAAAGGATGGCCCTGTCTGTCGTACAGACTTGTGGAGAGCTTACAAATATGGAAATAGATCTCCCAGAACAGGATTTAAGTATTTCTGCTG AGGCTTCTACTTCTGGTCTGAACATACTAGTGGTGATTGACACAAATATAATGATTAGTCACCTTGAGTTTGTCAGGTCcctgaaatctgaaaatatacCAG GTGTTGGCAGACTTGCATTGATAATTCCCTGGGTTGTTCTACAAGAACTAGACAACTTGAAGAAGGGGAAAATGTTACAACACGTTCGGGACAAAGCTATCCCTGCAGTCCAGTTCATCTACATGTGTCTTAAAAACCAAGATTCAAAGCTGTGGGGGCAATCCATGCAGCTTGCCTCTCAAAAAATAT ATGGCCTGAGTGACGAGAACAATGATGATCGTGTTTTACAATGTTGTCTGCAGTATCAGAACCTCTTTCCTCAAGCTGTTGTCATACTTTGCAC GGATGATAAAAATTTGTGCAATAAAGCCATTGTGAGTGAGGTAAAGGCATTCTGCAAAGCAGACTTGGTTACTGCTCTACAGAATCTGAACATAAACAGGCACCAGAATTGTGTTGACCTGCAACAGTCAAAATGTG atacagaattcctgaaaacagaaggaagagatGCTAATATTACTGCTCAATTCCCAAGTATACTTCCAGACCTTGAAAAGAACTTAGGAGAAGCTTTATCTTGTATTTTGGAGACTGAAATGAAAATTGCGTTTGGAAACCTGTGGATGGAG ATACTGTATCTGAAGCCACCATGGACATTAGCAAGCTTGCTGCAGTGTTACAAAAAACACTGGGTGGCTGTTTTTGGTTATGTTGTGCCAAGGAGTTTACTTGCAACCGTTGAATATCTCTATAAACACCTCTGTAGAG CTCAAACAGTTGACTCATCAGCAGCTGGTGTCTTGCTCCAGGAATCCAAAAAACTGTTGCATGCTTTCAGTTCAAGGTCAGACTATAACGGTGTGCTTCCTCGGGCTTATGCTGAAGTCAGTAAGCTCCATCAAACGCTTACAGAG GTGAAATCAGACACTGGACAGGATTTATCAGAAGACACCATGgttctttcagaaaatgctgtatGTGAAAAAATGGAAGCCATGACACCAAATCTGcaaaactgtgaagaaaaaaagttgcattcaAGTACACATGTGGCTCAAGAAAACAGACACCAGGAAATCTGGTCAGTCTTGGAAGGTGTATGGAATACAATAAACTTGTACAG TGTTGAAATTTTCCAGAAGTTGGACCCCAACACAGTAACTGTGACTGCAAAGTCTTCGTTTGAAGAAGCTTTTTTAGGTCTGCAGAAACTGATAGCAGCTGTGAATGATATCCTTGAAGGAATTCGTAG
- the SWT1 gene encoding transcriptional protein SWT1 isoform X3 translates to MSKKKLKKLSGKEDSLDGRDDKNSEDTRSYNHTTKGETEFQRFKIEKGMQEKKKDQSPNISCGVDRRFQGKSPNRSKTTDSSSIQTEKRKRIVIQFKPKEIKHGKSTSTTDVVTTSRESHSKGHHFDGTEGKRLCHSFAVQKDKVMKKKREKAEFCKLKVKAEQTMSEKLKSAPCNSHVPRRVSNGSKKRSEDVRTQKKTSITSTETVNDDISFTKKSRMLSRTCDEEDEEGYTEFSKKNQHSTKHRPSYYSAETPKRWDCHEQKKQDIDSDNAVSNAGTEGGCFEVAALRFKRTFEVPCTSDSYQGSENIKSTQKNFEVFPSHQGSQSPESDQEMQIVEDLHVARLEKRMALSVVQTCGELTNMEIDLPEQDLSISAEASTSGLNILVVIDTNIMISHLEFVRSLKSENIPGVGRLALIIPWVVLQELDNLKKGKMLQHVRDKAIPAVQFIYMCLKNQDSKLWGQSMQLASQKIYGLSDENNDDRVLQCCLQYQNLFPQAVVILCTDDKNLCNKAIVSEVKAFCKADLVTALQNLNINRHQNCVDLQQSKCDTEFLKTEGRDANITAQFPSILPDLEKNLGEALSCILETEMKIAFGNLWMEILYLKPPWTLASLLQCYKKHWVAVFGYVVPRSLLATVEYLYKHLCRAQTVDSSAAGVLLQESKKLLHAFSSRSDYNGVLPRAYAEVSKLHQTLTEVKSDTGQDLSEDTMVLSENAVCEKMEAMTPNLQNCEEKKLHSSTHVAQENRHQEIWSVLEGVWNTINLYSVEIFQKLDPNTVTVTAKSSFEEAFLGLQKLIAAVNDILEGIRR, encoded by the exons ATGtctaaaaagaagctgaagaaattAAGTGGAAAGGAGGACAGTTTGGATGGCCGGGATGACAAA aaCTCTGAAGACACAAGATCTTATAACCATACTACGAAAGGAGAAACAGAATTTCAGAG ATTCAAAATAGAGAAAGGtatgcaagagaagaaaaaagaccaAAGTCCCAATATTTCTTGTGGTGTTGATAGAAGGTTCCAAGGAAAATctccaaacagaagcaaaaccacagaCAGTTCTTCAATCCAAACTGAGAAGCGAAAGAGAATAGTTATACAATTTAAGCCTAAAGAGATTAAACATGGAAAAAGTACAAGCACCACTGATGTGGTAACTACTAGTAGGGAAAGTCATAGCAAAGGTCATCATTTTGatggaacagaaggaaaaaggctCTGCCATAGCTTTGCAGTCCAGAAGGACAAGGtgatgaagaaaaagagagagaaagctgaaTTCTGCAAACTAAAAGTAAAAGCTGAACAAACCATGTCAGAGAAGTTGAAGTCCGCTCCGTGCAATTCACATGTACCACGTAGAGTGTCAAATGGATCCAAAAAACGGAGTGAAGATGTCAGAACTCAGAAAAAGACATCTATCACCTCTACAGAGACTGTAAATGATGATATATCTTTCACTAAAAAATCACGTATGTTATCTAGGACTTGTGATGAAGAGGATGAAGAAGGATATACGGAGTTTTCTAAGAAAAATCAACATTCTACCAAACATAGGCCATCTTACTATTCAGCTGAAACACCTAAACGATGGGACTGTcatgaacagaaaaaacaggacaTTGATTCCGATAACGCTGTTAGTAATGCAGGGACTGAAGGAGGGTGCTTCGAAGTTGCAGCTTTACGTTTTAAGCGG ACTTTTGAGGTCCCATGCACATCTGACTCCTACCAAGGCAGTGAGAACATAAAGTCTACCCAAAAG AACTTTGAAGTCTTTCCATCCCATCAAGGCAGTCAGAGCCCAGAATCAGACCAAGAG aTGCAGATAGTAGAAGACTTGCATGTTGCTCGTCTTGAGAAAAGGATGGCCCTGTCTGTCGTACAGACTTGTGGAGAGCTTACAAATATGGAAATAGATCTCCCAGAACAGGATTTAAGTATTTCTGCTG AGGCTTCTACTTCTGGTCTGAACATACTAGTGGTGATTGACACAAATATAATGATTAGTCACCTTGAGTTTGTCAGGTCcctgaaatctgaaaatatacCAG GTGTTGGCAGACTTGCATTGATAATTCCCTGGGTTGTTCTACAAGAACTAGACAACTTGAAGAAGGGGAAAATGTTACAACACGTTCGGGACAAAGCTATCCCTGCAGTCCAGTTCATCTACATGTGTCTTAAAAACCAAGATTCAAAGCTGTGGGGGCAATCCATGCAGCTTGCCTCTCAAAAAATAT ATGGCCTGAGTGACGAGAACAATGATGATCGTGTTTTACAATGTTGTCTGCAGTATCAGAACCTCTTTCCTCAAGCTGTTGTCATACTTTGCAC GGATGATAAAAATTTGTGCAATAAAGCCATTGTGAGTGAGGTAAAGGCATTCTGCAAAGCAGACTTGGTTACTGCTCTACAGAATCTGAACATAAACAGGCACCAGAATTGTGTTGACCTGCAACAGTCAAAATGTG atacagaattcctgaaaacagaaggaagagatGCTAATATTACTGCTCAATTCCCAAGTATACTTCCAGACCTTGAAAAGAACTTAGGAGAAGCTTTATCTTGTATTTTGGAGACTGAAATGAAAATTGCGTTTGGAAACCTGTGGATGGAG ATACTGTATCTGAAGCCACCATGGACATTAGCAAGCTTGCTGCAGTGTTACAAAAAACACTGGGTGGCTGTTTTTGGTTATGTTGTGCCAAGGAGTTTACTTGCAACCGTTGAATATCTCTATAAACACCTCTGTAGAG CTCAAACAGTTGACTCATCAGCAGCTGGTGTCTTGCTCCAGGAATCCAAAAAACTGTTGCATGCTTTCAGTTCAAGGTCAGACTATAACGGTGTGCTTCCTCGGGCTTATGCTGAAGTCAGTAAGCTCCATCAAACGCTTACAGAG GTGAAATCAGACACTGGACAGGATTTATCAGAAGACACCATGgttctttcagaaaatgctgtatGTGAAAAAATGGAAGCCATGACACCAAATCTGcaaaactgtgaagaaaaaaagttgcattcaAGTACACATGTGGCTCAAGAAAACAGACACCAGGAAATCTGGTCAGTCTTGGAAGGTGTATGGAATACAATAAACTTGTACAG TGTTGAAATTTTCCAGAAGTTGGACCCCAACACAGTAACTGTGACTGCAAAGTCTTCGTTTGAAGAAGCTTTTTTAGGTCTGCAGAAACTGATAGCAGCTGTGAATGATATCCTTGAAGGAATTCGTAG